One Curtobacterium sp. MCLR17_007 DNA window includes the following coding sequences:
- a CDS encoding DUF1731 domain-containing protein: MSDDSAETTRGRAVIAGASGFVGRYLQDAFRDEGYEVVTIGRTGDAVWGNTLRVRELVDGAAIVVNMAGKSVNCRYGRRNRAEIIRSRVDTTLELAEAIRTSEHPPPLWLNASTATIYRHAADRPQDEATGELGEGFSVGVARAWEDALFAADLPGTRRVALRMAIVFGDGSALVPLLRLAQAGLGGPQYDGAWFPTRSRLAAGTYHHDRHTHGRQKFSWIHIADVVGAIRFIRDHEDLDGAVNLSSPNPSDNRTVMATIRDAVGRRFGLPTWRWMLELGSFAIRTETELVLKSRWVVPTRLVQAGYEFRYPLLRGALAHIIAERRQHRG; the protein is encoded by the coding sequence ATGAGCGACGACAGCGCCGAGACGACCAGGGGCCGTGCGGTGATCGCGGGGGCCAGCGGCTTCGTCGGCCGGTACCTGCAGGACGCGTTCCGAGACGAGGGCTACGAGGTCGTCACGATTGGCCGGACCGGCGACGCGGTGTGGGGCAACACGCTCCGTGTCCGCGAACTGGTGGACGGCGCCGCGATCGTCGTGAACATGGCGGGCAAGAGCGTGAACTGCCGCTACGGCCGCCGCAACCGGGCGGAGATCATCCGCTCCCGGGTCGACACCACGCTCGAGCTGGCCGAGGCGATCCGCACGTCGGAGCACCCGCCGCCGCTGTGGCTGAACGCATCGACCGCGACGATCTACCGGCACGCCGCCGACCGCCCGCAGGACGAGGCGACGGGGGAGCTCGGCGAGGGCTTCTCCGTCGGGGTCGCCCGCGCGTGGGAGGACGCCCTCTTCGCGGCGGACCTGCCCGGCACCCGTCGCGTCGCACTCCGGATGGCGATCGTGTTCGGTGACGGCAGCGCGCTCGTCCCGCTGCTCCGGCTCGCGCAGGCGGGGCTCGGCGGCCCGCAGTACGACGGCGCGTGGTTCCCGACCCGGTCGCGCCTGGCCGCGGGTACCTACCACCACGACCGACACACCCACGGGCGGCAGAAGTTCAGCTGGATCCACATCGCCGACGTGGTCGGTGCGATCCGGTTCATCCGCGACCACGAGGACCTCGACGGCGCCGTGAACCTGTCGAGCCCCAATCCGTCGGACAACCGCACCGTGATGGCGACGATCCGTGACGCGGTCGGACGACGCTTCGGGCTGCCGACGTGGCGGTGGATGCTCGAGCTCGGGTCGTTCGCGATCCGGACCGAGACCGAGCTCGTGCTCAAGAGCCGGTGGGTGGTCCCGACGCGCTTGGTACAGGCCGGCTACGAGTTCCGGTACCCCCTGCTGCGTGGTGCACTGGCGCACATCATCGCGGAGCGCCGCCAGCACCGGGGCTGA
- a CDS encoding LysR family transcriptional regulator — MIVIELIDDEPMETRLLEQFVTVAAEGSVTRAAERLWVAQSTVSAGIASLERSFDVRLFHRTGRALVLTAAGEDLLPHARAVLASLDRMRDLATSDDADLRGRVRLGIFTSMDVVDLTGVLRTFRERHPLVTVELMTSPSGTTGLVQDLVAGRLDLAYSGLPVVPAGIVVEPLREMPFRVFLAPDHPLAGRAAVSLRELADESFIDTAHGFGNRMILDQACERLGVRRRIVAEMNDMPAVVRFAAAGLGVGVVPDAGVAHDGVVLALSDEVEPLRVGLAMRGDVEPTRAVRALARDIVAARR; from the coding sequence ATGATCGTCATCGAGCTGATCGATGATGAACCCATGGAGACACGGCTGCTCGAACAGTTCGTCACGGTTGCGGCCGAGGGCAGCGTCACCCGCGCGGCCGAGCGGCTGTGGGTGGCGCAGTCCACGGTGTCAGCGGGGATCGCGAGTCTGGAGCGCTCGTTCGACGTGCGGCTGTTCCACCGGACGGGGCGAGCGCTGGTCCTGACGGCCGCCGGTGAGGACCTGCTGCCGCACGCGCGCGCCGTGCTCGCGTCACTCGACCGGATGCGGGACCTGGCGACCTCGGACGACGCCGACCTGCGGGGACGGGTCCGGCTCGGGATCTTCACGAGCATGGACGTCGTCGACCTGACCGGGGTGCTCCGGACCTTCCGGGAGCGGCACCCGCTCGTGACCGTCGAGCTGATGACCTCGCCGTCCGGCACGACTGGCCTGGTGCAGGACCTGGTGGCGGGGCGGCTCGACCTGGCGTACTCCGGCCTGCCGGTCGTCCCGGCGGGCATCGTCGTGGAGCCGCTGCGGGAGATGCCGTTCCGCGTCTTCCTGGCGCCCGACCACCCCCTCGCCGGGCGCGCCGCGGTGTCCCTCCGGGAACTCGCCGACGAGTCGTTCATCGACACGGCGCACGGCTTCGGCAACCGGATGATCCTCGACCAGGCGTGCGAGCGTCTCGGCGTCCGGCGACGGATCGTCGCAGAGATGAACGACATGCCCGCCGTCGTGCGGTTCGCGGCCGCGGGGCTCGGCGTCGGGGTCGTCCCGGACGCGGGGGTCGCACACGACGGAGTCGTCCTCGCGCTGTCGGACGAGGTCGAGCCGCTCCGCGTGGGGCTCGCGATGCGGGGGGACGTCGAGCCGACCCGGGCGGTCCGGGCGCTGGCGCGGGACATCGTGGCCGCGCGGCGCTGA
- a CDS encoding MFS transporter produces the protein MSSTTQTHDASIGAPVVEAPRGRRAHTRRRHDVGFWAVAFAFLAVMAFATVPAPLYVIYQARDGFPTFTTTIVFAAYGVGVVGSLWLAGHLSDVHGRKPLILVSIALELVAAVLFLVWNDVSGLIVARLVTGLGIGTLTATATAHLGELRVRATGDEGSAKGASVAAGVVNLGGLSLGALVGGALAEFVGQPLLVPYAVFVVALVVAFVVVLVAPETVGRPEQRVPYRPQRIQAPAGKGAAFWAAGTGAFAALAVQGLFTSVAPTFLGTTFHVTDRLAAGATTFGVFAASALSQVVFARLAQRTQIRLGMVLLVVGLAVLAGSAVVLQVAGFIGGGVVAGAGVGLLFRASIGSAGALAEPEQRGGVLATVFLIAYAGLTVPVVAVGAALLVLPTLPVLIGYVVLVSVLAVVAGVRLAARA, from the coding sequence ATGTCCTCGACCACACAGACCCATGACGCGTCCATCGGCGCTCCCGTCGTCGAAGCCCCTCGGGGACGCCGGGCGCACACCCGCCGACGCCACGACGTCGGGTTCTGGGCGGTCGCCTTCGCGTTCCTCGCGGTGATGGCGTTCGCGACGGTGCCCGCCCCGCTCTACGTGATCTACCAGGCGCGTGACGGGTTCCCCACGTTCACCACGACGATCGTCTTCGCGGCGTACGGGGTCGGGGTCGTCGGGTCGCTCTGGCTCGCCGGGCACCTCAGCGACGTGCACGGCCGCAAGCCGCTCATCCTCGTGTCCATCGCCCTCGAACTCGTCGCCGCCGTGCTGTTCCTGGTGTGGAACGACGTCAGCGGCCTCATCGTCGCGCGGCTCGTCACCGGGCTGGGCATCGGGACGCTGACCGCCACGGCGACGGCGCACCTCGGCGAGCTCCGGGTCCGTGCGACCGGCGACGAGGGGTCGGCGAAGGGCGCAAGCGTCGCGGCCGGCGTGGTGAACCTGGGGGGTCTGTCGCTCGGTGCCCTGGTCGGAGGGGCCCTGGCCGAGTTCGTCGGACAGCCGCTCCTGGTGCCGTACGCGGTCTTCGTCGTCGCGCTCGTCGTGGCCTTCGTCGTCGTCCTCGTCGCACCCGAGACGGTCGGCCGCCCCGAGCAGCGCGTGCCCTACCGCCCGCAGCGCATCCAGGCGCCGGCGGGCAAGGGCGCCGCGTTCTGGGCCGCGGGGACCGGCGCGTTCGCCGCGCTGGCGGTGCAGGGGCTGTTCACCTCGGTCGCCCCGACGTTCCTCGGCACCACCTTCCACGTCACCGACCGTCTGGCGGCCGGCGCGACGACCTTCGGGGTCTTCGCCGCGAGTGCGCTGTCGCAGGTCGTCTTCGCCCGGCTGGCGCAGCGCACGCAGATCCGTCTCGGCATGGTCCTGCTCGTCGTCGGTCTGGCGGTCCTCGCGGGCTCGGCGGTCGTACTGCAGGTCGCGGGCTTCATCGGGGGCGGGGTCGTCGCCGGGGCGGGCGTCGGCCTGCTCTTCCGCGCCAGCATCGGCAGCGCCGGTGCCCTCGCCGAGCCCGAGCAGCGCGGCGGGGTCCTCGCCACCGTCTTCCTCATCGCGTACGCCGGGCTGACCGTGCCGGTCGTCGCCGTCGGTGCGGCGCTGCTGGTGCTGCCGACGCTCCCCGTCCTCATCGGGTACGTGGTCCTCGTCTCCGTCCTGGCCGTCGTCGCCGGGGTCCGGCTGGCCGCGCGCGCCTGA
- a CDS encoding LysR family transcriptional regulator codes for MVGFDVALLPVLRELQERGSVSAVAVATHRTPSAVSQQLRTLQRQVGVPLVERVGRGVRLTDDGRVLAGLAAGVATAVATVDAAWQEHLGGTTGAVDLAIFPSAAELLLPGLLTRMREHPGIELVLSDVDVSEDEFAPLASDHDVVVGHRPDGAPAPDRSALETVALLREPLDVALPQGHRLAARGRVRIDEVVDETWIGVPEGYPIDRVLTAMAAATDAPPQVAFRTIHLPVIENLVAAGHGIALVPRYTSGTRAPGRFHLAELADVRAGRRIEALVRPDRMVRPVVRTVLEALVATALDVTT; via the coding sequence ATGGTCGGGTTCGACGTCGCACTGCTGCCGGTGCTCCGCGAGCTGCAGGAACGCGGGTCGGTGTCCGCCGTCGCCGTGGCCACCCACCGGACGCCGAGCGCGGTGTCGCAGCAGCTCCGGACCCTGCAGCGCCAGGTCGGCGTCCCACTGGTCGAACGCGTCGGTCGCGGCGTGCGACTGACCGACGACGGCCGGGTCCTCGCCGGACTGGCCGCCGGGGTCGCCACCGCCGTCGCGACCGTCGACGCGGCCTGGCAGGAGCACCTCGGCGGCACGACCGGCGCGGTCGACCTGGCGATCTTCCCGTCCGCTGCCGAGCTGCTGCTGCCCGGCCTGCTGACCCGGATGCGTGAGCACCCCGGCATCGAGCTCGTGCTGTCCGACGTCGACGTCAGCGAGGACGAGTTCGCCCCGCTCGCGTCCGACCACGACGTCGTGGTCGGGCACCGTCCCGACGGCGCGCCGGCTCCGGACCGGTCCGCACTCGAGACGGTCGCCCTGCTGCGGGAACCGCTCGACGTCGCCCTGCCCCAGGGCCACCGGCTGGCGGCACGCGGGCGCGTCCGGATCGACGAGGTCGTCGACGAGACGTGGATCGGCGTGCCGGAGGGCTACCCCATCGACCGGGTCCTGACGGCGATGGCCGCCGCGACGGACGCGCCGCCGCAGGTCGCGTTCCGCACGATCCACCTGCCCGTGATCGAGAACCTGGTGGCGGCGGGACACGGCATCGCGCTCGTCCCGCGCTACACCTCAGGCACGCGGGCGCCGGGGCGGTTCCACCTGGCGGAGCTGGCCGACGTGCGCGCCGGGCGGCGCATCGAGGCACTCGTGCGGCCGGACCGGATGGTCCGGCCCGTGGTCCGCACCGTCCTGGAGGCCCTGGTCGCCACGGCCCTCGACGTCACCACCTGA
- a CDS encoding DUF4166 domain-containing protein yields MTRSPYELSIGAEVLARLHPRLRTYFGPIPPGHVGRGAGAFTVVGTPRRWLWPVLALFARDAVMFPVWERDVPFTVENRPVTVRRGRTGGRDGRPTAGREAHPAVRAHRTFHFRTGDRTMVDAITAEPAGLVDHLGRHGRVSARLAVTVDTDGPDAGALRLASTRVSFHGLGREWSLPAVVSPRVTLTERFDDEADRQRVSLVLSAPVVGTLYRYEGAFRYAIGPDPERG; encoded by the coding sequence GTGACCCGGTCGCCCTACGAGCTGAGCATCGGTGCCGAGGTGCTTGCTCGGCTGCATCCGCGTCTCCGCACGTACTTCGGCCCGATCCCACCCGGGCACGTCGGCCGGGGTGCCGGTGCCTTCACCGTCGTCGGCACACCACGCCGGTGGCTCTGGCCCGTGCTGGCGCTGTTCGCCCGTGACGCCGTGATGTTCCCGGTCTGGGAGCGCGACGTGCCGTTCACGGTCGAGAACCGCCCGGTCACCGTCCGACGCGGTCGCACCGGCGGACGCGACGGCCGGCCCACGGCGGGACGGGAGGCCCACCCCGCCGTCCGCGCGCACCGCACCTTCCACTTCCGCACCGGGGACCGCACGATGGTCGACGCCATCACGGCGGAGCCGGCGGGGTTGGTCGACCACCTCGGTCGCCACGGGCGCGTCAGCGCCCGGCTCGCGGTCACGGTCGACACAGACGGCCCGGACGCCGGCGCCCTGCGCCTGGCCTCCACGCGTGTGTCGTTCCACGGGCTGGGACGCGAGTGGAGCCTGCCGGCCGTCGTCAGTCCACGTGTGACGCTCACAGAACGATTCGATGACGAAGCCGACCGGCAGCGCGTGTCCCTGGTGCTCTCGGCGCCGGTGGTCGGCACGCTGTACCGGTACGAGGGGGCGTTCCGGTACGCGATCGGACCGGACCCAGAACGGGGATGA
- a CDS encoding MFS transporter → MLAVCCMSLFIVSMDATVVNVALPSIGRELHSTISGLQWTIDAYTLVLASLLMLSGSTADRIGRRRTFQIGLTLFSIGSLLCSIAPSVGWLVVFRMVQAVGGSMMNPVAMSIITATFDDAKERAKAVGVWGAVVGVSMGVGPLVGGALTDSVGWRAIFWINVPIGIAAIVLTFLFVPESRASKPRRLDPLGQGIVIVFLATLVGGLIEGPRLGWASVGTLGLFVLAAVALVLLVVVERRREEPLIDVRFFRSIPFSSSVVTAVVAFGANGAFLFLNALYLQEVRGMTPFQAGLWTLPAALATMLVSPLSGRLVASVGTRVPLVLAGIGILGGGLVLTTIDAHTPMLVLVAAFVLFGFGFGMVNAPITNTAVSGMPRAQAGSAAAVASTSRQTGVSLGVALAGTVTGASAVASVGADFAVATHAMWWIVVGIGAAIVAVGFVSSSAAARRSVDRVAPLLDA, encoded by the coding sequence ATCCTCGCGGTCTGCTGCATGAGCCTGTTCATCGTCTCGATGGACGCCACGGTGGTGAACGTCGCACTGCCGTCGATCGGGCGAGAGCTCCACAGCACCATCTCCGGGCTGCAGTGGACGATCGACGCCTACACGCTCGTCCTCGCCAGCCTGCTCATGCTCTCCGGTTCGACCGCGGACCGGATCGGGCGACGCCGGACGTTCCAGATCGGCCTGACCCTGTTCTCCATCGGGTCGCTGCTGTGCTCGATCGCGCCGAGCGTCGGGTGGCTCGTGGTCTTCCGGATGGTGCAGGCGGTCGGCGGCTCGATGATGAACCCCGTGGCGATGTCGATCATCACGGCGACGTTCGACGACGCGAAGGAACGCGCCAAGGCGGTCGGCGTGTGGGGCGCCGTCGTCGGCGTCTCGATGGGGGTCGGCCCGCTCGTTGGTGGCGCGCTCACGGACAGCGTCGGGTGGCGCGCCATCTTCTGGATCAACGTCCCGATCGGCATCGCGGCGATCGTCCTGACGTTCCTGTTCGTGCCGGAGTCCCGGGCATCGAAGCCGCGCCGTCTCGACCCGCTCGGCCAGGGCATCGTCATCGTGTTCCTCGCCACCCTCGTCGGCGGGCTGATCGAGGGGCCCCGGCTCGGGTGGGCGTCGGTCGGCACCCTCGGGCTGTTCGTCCTCGCGGCCGTGGCGCTCGTGCTGCTCGTGGTCGTCGAACGCCGGCGCGAGGAACCGCTGATCGACGTCCGGTTCTTCCGGAGCATCCCGTTCTCGTCATCGGTCGTGACCGCGGTGGTGGCCTTCGGGGCGAACGGGGCGTTCCTGTTCCTCAACGCCCTGTACCTGCAAGAGGTCCGTGGCATGACCCCGTTCCAGGCGGGGCTCTGGACGCTGCCGGCCGCCCTGGCGACGATGCTCGTGTCGCCGCTGTCCGGTCGGCTCGTCGCGTCCGTCGGCACGCGGGTGCCGCTCGTGTTGGCGGGCATCGGGATCCTCGGCGGCGGACTCGTGCTCACCACGATCGACGCGCACACGCCGATGCTGGTGCTGGTGGCGGCCTTCGTCCTGTTCGGCTTCGGGTTCGGCATGGTCAACGCGCCGATCACGAACACCGCAGTGTCGGGCATGCCCCGCGCGCAGGCCGGCTCCGCTGCGGCCGTCGCGTCGACGAGCCGTCAGACCGGGGTGTCGCTCGGGGTCGCGCTCGCGGGCACCGTCACGGGCGCGAGCGCCGTGGCGAGCGTCGGCGCGGACTTCGCCGTGGCGACGCACGCGATGTGGTGGATCGTCGTCGGGATCGGTGCCGCGATCGTCGCCGTCGGGTTCGTGTCGTCGTCGGCTGCCGCGCGGCGGTCGGTCGACCGGGTCGCACCCCTGCTCGACGCCTGA
- a CDS encoding cation diffusion facilitator family transporter: MGHDHAHGHAGANERALLVAFCISATILLAEVVGAVVTGSLALLVDAGHMVVDTGGIGIGLVATRLARRSPTSQRTWGFQRAEVLGATAQAAILLAVGVFVIVSAIQRLFVPAEIHAGPLLVFGIIGLVGNLVAFAVLMRASGENFTSRAARLEVLNDALGSVAVIVAAVVLSLTGWERADSIAAIVIGGLILPRAVRLLRETANVLLESTPPGLDLEDVRGHILELDHVIAVHDLHATLVATGVPNLTAHVVVDDHCFTTSHAPAILDELQQCVAEHFDVPVEHSTFQLEPASHQRHEHDVHA, translated from the coding sequence ATGGGACACGACCACGCACACGGGCACGCGGGCGCGAACGAGCGCGCGCTGCTCGTCGCGTTCTGCATCTCGGCGACGATCCTGCTCGCCGAGGTCGTCGGCGCGGTCGTCACCGGGTCGCTCGCGCTGCTGGTCGACGCCGGGCACATGGTCGTCGACACCGGCGGGATCGGCATCGGGCTCGTGGCCACACGGCTCGCCCGGCGCTCGCCCACCTCGCAGCGCACGTGGGGGTTCCAGCGGGCCGAGGTGCTCGGTGCGACGGCCCAGGCGGCGATCCTGCTCGCGGTCGGGGTGTTCGTGATCGTGTCCGCGATCCAGCGCCTGTTCGTGCCGGCCGAGATCCACGCCGGGCCACTGCTCGTGTTCGGGATCATCGGACTCGTCGGCAACCTGGTCGCCTTCGCCGTGCTGATGCGGGCCTCGGGCGAGAACTTCACGTCGCGGGCCGCGCGGCTCGAGGTCCTCAACGACGCGCTCGGGTCCGTCGCGGTCATCGTCGCGGCCGTCGTGCTGTCGTTGACCGGGTGGGAACGTGCGGACTCGATCGCGGCGATCGTCATCGGCGGGCTCATCCTGCCCCGGGCCGTCCGGCTGCTGCGCGAGACCGCCAACGTGCTGCTCGAGTCGACGCCGCCGGGGCTCGACCTCGAGGACGTGCGCGGCCACATCCTCGAGCTCGACCACGTCATCGCCGTGCACGACCTGCACGCCACGCTCGTGGCAACCGGCGTGCCGAACCTGACCGCGCACGTGGTGGTGGACGACCACTGCTTCACGACCTCGCACGCGCCGGCCATCCTCGACGAGCTGCAGCAGTGCGTGGCCGAGCACTTCGACGTGCCGGTCGAGCACTCCACGTTCCAGCTCGAGCCCGCGTCGCACCAGCGGCACGAGCACGACGTGCACGCGTAG
- a CDS encoding DUF11 domain-containing protein, translated as MNRPLTAARPPVGSSRAVRRGVGALVALGGLALAALPTALAPPPPASAADLAFPWEQDFSTAQGGVLSGDARILDGRLRLTDDLPSQAGSWATTDTFPSTDGLEIEFDYAMYSDGGGLQADGLLLYLADGAAAPGVGARGAGLGYSCVRQATQGAGTCDVPGVPGGFAAVALDRYGNFSLPINGSGPGARPDSVVVRGSGDGLSGYRYVTGVLAPGGVGTSGTTTRKVRVTLLPGDDGELAVTVRIAEGGALRTVLDAVPLHGDGQAALPPTLRLGFAGATGSSVDVHEIDHLRVRKPADLRVEHTLPAASAGEHLTYTVTASNHGPNASDPSPFAVQVPEALRDVRWKCATPDTCGDASGSGDVATDLSLARGATAQVVVEGTVDPGASGRLESRATIATAPDLADVDETDNVSVASAPVTAVAQLGTAKSVSPATDVHPGDELEYTVTAQNHGPARAHDVTVVDDLPAPLTFVGSDDDCSADGQHVTCRAGGGLEPDGSAAFRFRTVLDPDYRGDGSDVVNVATAASPTDPDGGDPSPGVGIVVIDPDGPDQPGPSPTPGASTTPTPVAGSGSAPTAKPASGAGHRDGALAYTGAEGLAVLGAVGVALAAAGLTTWWVLRRRASASTGDSPVD; from the coding sequence ATGAACAGACCACTCACTGCTGCTCGTCCACCCGTCGGATCCTCCCGAGCGGTGCGCCGGGGCGTCGGGGCCCTCGTGGCGCTCGGCGGCCTGGCGCTCGCCGCGCTCCCGACCGCCCTCGCACCGCCACCACCCGCGTCCGCCGCCGACCTCGCCTTCCCCTGGGAGCAGGACTTCTCGACCGCGCAGGGCGGGGTGCTGAGCGGGGACGCCCGCATCCTCGACGGACGACTCCGGCTCACCGACGACCTGCCCAGCCAGGCCGGCTCGTGGGCCACGACCGACACGTTCCCGTCGACCGACGGACTCGAGATCGAGTTCGACTACGCGATGTACTCCGACGGCGGCGGGTTGCAGGCCGACGGGCTGCTGCTCTACCTGGCGGACGGAGCGGCCGCGCCCGGCGTCGGCGCACGCGGTGCAGGGCTCGGGTACAGCTGTGTCCGCCAGGCCACCCAGGGCGCGGGGACCTGTGACGTCCCGGGTGTCCCCGGCGGGTTCGCCGCCGTCGCGCTCGACCGGTACGGCAACTTCTCGCTGCCGATCAACGGCAGCGGTCCGGGCGCCCGGCCGGACTCGGTCGTCGTCCGTGGCTCGGGTGACGGCCTGTCGGGGTACCGGTACGTCACGGGCGTCCTCGCCCCGGGCGGTGTCGGCACGTCGGGCACCACGACCAGGAAGGTCCGCGTCACCCTGCTGCCCGGGGACGACGGGGAGCTGGCGGTGACCGTGCGCATCGCCGAGGGGGGTGCCCTGCGGACCGTCCTCGACGCCGTGCCCCTGCACGGCGACGGTCAGGCGGCGCTGCCGCCCACGCTCCGACTCGGGTTCGCCGGGGCCACCGGGTCGTCCGTCGACGTGCACGAGATCGACCACCTGCGGGTCCGCAAGCCGGCTGACCTGCGGGTCGAGCACACCCTGCCGGCGGCATCGGCGGGCGAACACCTGACGTACACCGTCACGGCGTCGAACCACGGCCCCAACGCATCGGACCCCAGCCCGTTCGCCGTCCAGGTCCCGGAAGCACTGCGTGACGTGCGCTGGAAGTGCGCCACCCCGGACACCTGCGGCGACGCCTCGGGCAGCGGCGATGTCGCGACGGACCTGTCGCTGGCGCGGGGTGCCACCGCACAGGTCGTCGTCGAGGGCACGGTCGACCCCGGTGCCAGCGGTCGGTTGGAGAGCCGGGCGACCATCGCGACCGCGCCGGACCTGGCCGACGTCGACGAGACGGACAACGTGTCCGTGGCCTCCGCGCCGGTCACCGCGGTCGCGCAACTCGGTACTGCCAAGTCGGTGTCGCCCGCGACCGACGTGCACCCTGGCGACGAGCTCGAGTACACCGTCACCGCGCAGAACCACGGTCCTGCCCGCGCGCACGACGTCACGGTGGTCGACGACCTGCCCGCCCCGCTCACCTTCGTCGGCAGCGACGACGACTGCAGCGCCGACGGGCAGCACGTCACCTGTCGCGCGGGCGGGGGCCTCGAACCCGACGGTTCGGCCGCCTTCCGGTTCCGCACGGTGCTCGACCCCGACTACCGCGGCGACGGCTCGGACGTGGTGAACGTGGCGACCGCAGCCTCCCCGACCGACCCCGACGGCGGCGACCCCTCGCCCGGAGTGGGCATCGTGGTCATCGACCCGGACGGGCCGGACCAGCCCGGTCCGTCGCCGACGCCCGGCGCGAGCACCACGCCGACTCCCGTCGCCGGCAGTGGCAGCGCTCCGACAGCCAAGCCAGCCAGCGGCGCAGGACACCGGGACGGGGCGCTCGCGTACACGGGTGCCGAGGGACTGGCCGTCCTGGGCGCGGTGGGGGTGGCACTCGCCGCCGCCGGTCTGACCACGTGGTGGGTGCTCCGGCGCCGAGCGAGCGCGTCCACCGGCGACAGCCCCGTCGACTGA
- a CDS encoding EamA family transporter, translated as MLLRDRLLALVVAVVWGLNFPATALALEHFPPFLLAAVRFTLLAVPTLLFVPRPRIPFGRLVLVGLGLGVLQFAFLYLSMASGMPSGLASLVLQASAPFTVVLAGVFLRERLTGRQVLGVTAAVLALAAIAVHRSQTAALLPVVLALCGALGWAIGNVATRRVGPVNPLHLTLWWSVVPPIPMAVLSFVVEGPTRMGQALGTAFTLRALPADLGLLYIVLVASLVGYGIWSRLLGTYPSSTVAPFSMLVPVVGVLASWVAFGEVPDLVEVLAGAVVVGGVLWASRPGRAAPTAPIPETGPVPALSPGAGGAPR; from the coding sequence GTGCTGCTCCGTGACCGTCTCCTCGCGCTCGTCGTCGCCGTCGTCTGGGGCCTGAACTTCCCCGCGACGGCGCTCGCGCTCGAGCACTTCCCGCCGTTCCTGCTGGCCGCCGTGCGCTTCACGCTGCTGGCGGTGCCGACGCTGCTGTTCGTCCCGCGGCCGCGGATCCCGTTCGGGCGCCTGGTGCTGGTCGGCCTGGGGCTGGGCGTGCTGCAGTTCGCGTTCCTCTACCTGAGCATGGCGTCCGGCATGCCCTCGGGGCTGGCGTCGCTCGTGCTGCAGGCGTCGGCGCCGTTCACGGTCGTGCTCGCCGGGGTGTTCCTGCGTGAGCGGCTGACCGGGCGCCAGGTCCTCGGCGTCACGGCCGCCGTCCTGGCCCTCGCCGCCATCGCGGTGCACCGTTCCCAGACCGCGGCGCTGCTGCCGGTCGTGCTGGCGCTGTGCGGTGCGCTCGGCTGGGCGATCGGCAACGTCGCGACCCGGCGGGTGGGACCGGTGAACCCGCTGCACCTGACGCTGTGGTGGTCGGTGGTGCCGCCGATCCCGATGGCCGTGCTGTCGTTCGTGGTCGAGGGTCCGACGCGCATGGGGCAGGCGCTCGGGACGGCGTTCACGCTCCGGGCGCTGCCGGCCGACCTCGGCCTGCTGTACATCGTGCTGGTGGCGTCGCTCGTCGGGTACGGCATCTGGTCGCGGCTGCTCGGCACCTACCCGTCGAGCACCGTCGCGCCGTTCTCGATGCTCGTGCCCGTCGTGGGCGTGCTGGCGTCGTGGGTGGCGTTCGGCGAGGTGCCCGACCTGGTCGAGGTGCTGGCGGGCGCGGTCGTCGTCGGCGGCGTGCTCTGGGCGTCGCGCCCGGGTCGGGCCGCGCCCACCGCACCGATCCCAGAGACCGGCCCGGTGCCGGCGCTCAGCCCCGGTGCTGGCGGCGCTCCGCGATGA
- a CDS encoding DUF308 domain-containing protein: MSDSVADAHQRARYWPIPVLRAVPAAVIALVITFSSNHAAGYGLLLFGVFALVEGAVLGIGSATRLRDDPRSRRTALAQAVITVVAGIVAVASNGFGLTAFIAVLVVFAVLTGALELTQGIRARGRSPFARDWMTIGGLTLLLAIAFLVTPPDYSQQLGGIEKVPGTLDASVVLVGLLGAYLAIAAVFHVIAGLSHKWGTVAPAASPDGAPHA, translated from the coding sequence GTGTCCGACTCCGTCGCCGACGCACACCAGCGCGCGCGGTACTGGCCGATCCCCGTCCTCCGGGCCGTCCCGGCTGCAGTCATCGCACTCGTCATCACCTTCTCCTCGAACCACGCCGCGGGCTACGGCCTGCTGCTGTTCGGGGTGTTCGCCCTCGTCGAGGGCGCGGTCCTCGGCATCGGCTCCGCGACCAGGCTCCGCGACGACCCGCGCTCGCGGCGGACGGCCCTGGCGCAGGCGGTCATCACCGTGGTCGCCGGGATCGTCGCCGTCGCCAGCAACGGGTTCGGGTTGACGGCGTTCATCGCCGTGCTCGTCGTGTTCGCGGTCCTGACCGGGGCACTCGAACTGACGCAGGGCATCCGCGCCCGCGGGCGGTCGCCGTTCGCCCGCGACTGGATGACCATCGGCGGGCTCACGCTGCTGCTGGCGATCGCATTCCTGGTGACACCGCCGGACTACTCGCAGCAGCTCGGCGGCATCGAGAAGGTCCCCGGCACGCTCGACGCCTCGGTCGTCCTCGTGGGCCTGCTCGGCGCCTACCTCGCCATCGCGGCGGTCTTCCACGTGATCGCCGGCCTCTCGCACAAGTGGGGGACGGTCGCTCCGGCGGCGTCCCCGGACGGAGCACCACACGCATGA